In Massilia violaceinigra, one DNA window encodes the following:
- a CDS encoding DUF1175 domain-containing protein, giving the protein MTVTRRQLLGLAAGCAVLPWARALTSAPLPDMPAYLSKAQSRAFQAWMLRIVSAQMEQGPSPRWQHRDCAGLVRFAVNEALTVHDAKWMRANGIGSNGQLPPELELTPAQQVLRNRWVQTGGTVGHYVSAIGLVQNNSRFIGRDLNQAQPGDLLFFDQGDEHHLMVWMGARIAYHTGTVTPNDNGLRTVDVQQLKTWKDTRWQPAVDNPNFAGMFRLAFLT; this is encoded by the coding sequence ATGACAGTCACCCGCCGCCAATTGCTTGGCCTTGCCGCCGGCTGCGCCGTACTGCCCTGGGCGCGCGCGCTTACCAGCGCGCCGCTGCCCGACATGCCTGCGTATCTGTCGAAGGCGCAGAGCCGTGCTTTCCAGGCCTGGATGCTGCGCATCGTGAGCGCCCAGATGGAGCAGGGCCCGTCGCCGCGCTGGCAGCACCGCGACTGCGCGGGCCTGGTGCGCTTTGCCGTGAACGAGGCGCTGACCGTGCACGACGCCAAATGGATGCGCGCCAACGGCATCGGCAGCAACGGCCAGCTGCCGCCCGAACTCGAACTCACGCCGGCCCAGCAAGTCCTGCGCAACCGCTGGGTGCAGACCGGCGGCACGGTCGGGCACTACGTCTCCGCTATCGGCCTGGTTCAAAACAACAGCCGCTTCATCGGGCGCGACCTGAATCAGGCGCAGCCAGGCGACCTGCTGTTTTTCGACCAGGGCGACGAACACCATCTGATGGTGTGGATGGGCGCGCGCATCGCCTACCACACCGGCACCGTCACACCGAACGACAACGGACTGCGTACCGTTGATGTACAACAACTCAAAACCTGGAAGGACACGCGGTGGCAACCAGCGGTCGACAATCCCAACTTTGCCGGCATGTTCCGGCTGGCGTTTTTAACATGA
- a CDS encoding DUF2138 family protein: MNKKKLGIIAAGAALCAAAVAGYAMFGWKRLAHGQGLNLDLSQPDALIVTRSLSSLPRDLLTIPLARDVLREDFVFYYEQNGDKLGLEGTLRRIAYEHELGWGDQMIRTVLDEPADVALWREEDGSLKYFAIAVSRNSMTRMLEQAGKVALKDTQMKLAGEIRVDGDKVPVYSLNYAHKRTLLIAARGTRMVILSDPGMVFGTDGKADGKAETTVAGLLAADPKKQQAFRQQFHLDAQPTDGHSVAVKADVLAFGYQPFFGALDALRFDFSKGQWQTRALVDAGKLAAGGYDNRALWPVLPHNPAACFALPANWTEMKSVLGDVDASALTEQLSGPAAVCWYGSSRLYTPLVVATRKAGGSDELYGTLFAAAIGNKKSGAVQKSAGPNGAVLWQREVAIGIGPQHPTLAVSGQTVLFSPDRKLVEQALAVSRKQAPAIADRLADPSRTVGLIAPASLAELIRKEAFDALPSTREPVLRAAADAHLVPRLNALKKYPPYRLVLKSLPASGVSWQPLEWQALEK; the protein is encoded by the coding sequence ATGAACAAGAAAAAGTTGGGAATCATCGCCGCTGGCGCCGCCCTGTGCGCTGCCGCCGTGGCCGGTTACGCCATGTTCGGCTGGAAGCGCCTGGCCCATGGGCAGGGCCTGAACCTGGACCTGTCGCAGCCCGATGCGCTGATCGTCACCCGGAGCCTGTCTTCGCTGCCGCGCGACCTGCTCACCATTCCGCTGGCGCGCGACGTGCTGCGCGAAGATTTCGTGTTTTATTACGAGCAGAATGGCGACAAACTCGGCCTGGAAGGCACCCTGCGCCGCATCGCCTACGAACATGAACTGGGCTGGGGCGACCAGATGATCCGCACGGTGCTCGACGAACCGGCCGACGTGGCCCTGTGGCGTGAGGAAGATGGCTCGCTCAAGTACTTCGCCATCGCCGTCTCGCGCAACAGCATGACGCGCATGCTCGAACAGGCCGGCAAGGTCGCGCTCAAGGACACGCAGATGAAGCTGGCCGGCGAAATCCGGGTCGATGGCGACAAGGTGCCGGTGTACTCGCTCAATTACGCCCACAAGCGCACCTTGCTGATCGCCGCGCGCGGCACGCGCATGGTGATCCTGTCCGACCCGGGCATGGTGTTCGGCACCGACGGCAAGGCAGACGGCAAGGCCGAAACGACAGTGGCCGGCCTGCTGGCAGCCGATCCGAAGAAGCAGCAGGCGTTCCGCCAGCAGTTCCACCTCGACGCCCAGCCCACCGATGGCCACAGCGTGGCGGTCAAGGCCGACGTGCTGGCCTTCGGCTACCAGCCGTTCTTCGGCGCCCTGGACGCGCTGCGTTTCGATTTCAGCAAAGGCCAGTGGCAGACGCGCGCGCTGGTCGACGCCGGCAAGCTGGCCGCCGGCGGCTACGACAACCGCGCCCTGTGGCCGGTCCTGCCGCACAATCCGGCGGCCTGCTTCGCCTTGCCCGCCAACTGGACCGAAATGAAATCGGTGCTGGGTGACGTTGACGCCTCGGCCCTGACCGAGCAACTGAGCGGCCCGGCCGCGGTCTGCTGGTACGGCAGCTCGCGCCTGTACACGCCGCTGGTGGTGGCTACCCGCAAGGCGGGCGGCAGCGATGAACTGTACGGCACCCTGTTCGCGGCCGCCATCGGCAACAAGAAAAGCGGCGCGGTGCAGAAATCGGCCGGCCCGAATGGCGCTGTTCTTTGGCAGCGCGAAGTCGCAATCGGCATCGGCCCGCAGCATCCGACGCTCGCGGTGAGCGGCCAGACCGTGCTGTTTTCGCCCGACCGCAAGCTGGTCGAGCAGGCGCTGGCCGTGAGCCGCAAGCAGGCGCCGGCGATTGCCGACCGCCTCGCCGATCCATCGCGCACGGTGGGCCTGATCGCGCCGGCGTCGCTGGCGGAATTGATCCGCAAGGAAGCCTTCGATGCGCTGCCGTCCACGCGCGAGCCGGTCCTGCGCGCCGCGGCCGACGCGCACCTGGTGCCGCGCCTGAACGCGCTCAAAAAATATCCGCCGTACCGGCTGGTGCTTAAGTCGCTGCCCGCCAGCGGCGTGAGCTGGCAGCCGCTGGAATGGCAGGCGCTGGAGAAGTGA
- a CDS encoding penicillin-insensitive murein endopeptidase has product MIMPVHAVFIALLALGATTLAAHAAPASQCFGNVSKGRLEGGVKLPAAGPNFSAYSAAAIAAGRTHVHATTAQIIMAAYAGAHASQPGARYVYGETGMEKGGPFAPHKTHQNGLSVDFFVPVRNARGEPVSLPSSPQNRYGYNIEFDAAGRYQDYRIDFAAFAEHLYQLDVAAKARGAALALVIVDRSFIPALLATVRGPWLRQHMPFMKGRPWVRHDEHYHVDFKLACAPLDTAAIF; this is encoded by the coding sequence ATGATCATGCCTGTGCATGCTGTATTCATCGCGCTGCTGGCGTTGGGCGCGACCACACTGGCGGCGCATGCAGCGCCGGCCAGCCAGTGCTTCGGCAACGTGAGCAAGGGGCGCCTCGAGGGCGGCGTGAAGCTGCCTGCCGCCGGCCCGAATTTTTCCGCCTACAGCGCCGCGGCCATCGCAGCGGGCCGCACGCATGTGCATGCGACGACAGCGCAAATCATCATGGCTGCGTACGCGGGCGCGCATGCCTCGCAGCCTGGCGCCAGATATGTGTACGGCGAGACGGGCATGGAGAAGGGCGGTCCGTTCGCGCCGCATAAAACCCATCAGAACGGGCTGTCGGTCGACTTTTTCGTGCCGGTTCGGAATGCACGCGGCGAGCCGGTATCGCTGCCCAGCAGCCCGCAAAACCGCTACGGCTACAATATCGAATTCGACGCTGCCGGCCGCTACCAGGATTACCGCATCGATTTCGCCGCGTTCGCCGAGCATCTGTACCAGCTCGATGTGGCCGCGAAGGCGCGCGGCGCCGCCCTGGCGCTGGTCATCGTCGACCGCAGCTTCATCCCGGCACTGCTGGCCACCGTGCGCGGACCCTGGCTGCGCCAGCACATGCCGTTCATGAAGGGCAGGCCGTGGGTGCGCCACGACGAGCATTACCATGTCGACTTCAAGCTTGCGTGCGCGCCGCTCGATACCGCTGCTATTTTTTAG
- a CDS encoding histidine phosphatase family protein, with product MKKHLLMFLACLVIARAHAADDAFWDLLKGGGQIVLMRHAQTDPGIGDPPGFQLANCATQRNLSALGRADAVRIGARFRQQAIRVGEVMSSHWCRCMDTARLAFGKVTPAAMLDSVFDERAPATLDKTNALIAWLARHPRAAGRGNVVLITHAVNIHALTGVSLNAGEMLVATLDGRRRLKVLARGTPGR from the coding sequence ATGAAAAAGCACCTGCTCATGTTCCTGGCCTGCCTGGTCATCGCCCGCGCGCATGCGGCCGACGACGCGTTCTGGGACTTGCTGAAAGGGGGCGGGCAGATCGTGCTGATGCGTCATGCCCAGACCGATCCCGGCATCGGCGATCCGCCCGGTTTCCAGCTGGCCAATTGCGCCACCCAGCGCAACCTGTCGGCACTCGGGCGCGCCGACGCCGTTCGCATCGGCGCGCGCTTCCGGCAGCAGGCCATCCGGGTGGGCGAGGTGATGTCGAGCCACTGGTGCCGCTGCATGGACACGGCGCGCCTGGCGTTCGGCAAGGTCACTCCAGCCGCCATGCTCGATTCGGTCTTCGACGAGCGCGCGCCGGCCACGCTCGACAAGACCAATGCGCTGATCGCCTGGCTGGCACGCCACCCGCGCGCTGCCGGACGGGGCAACGTGGTGCTCATCACCCACGCCGTCAACATCCACGCGCTGACCGGCGTATCGCTCAATGCGGGCGAGATGCTCGTCGCCACGCTCGATGGCCGGCGCAGGCTCAAGGTACTGGCGCGCGGCACGCCGGGTCGCTAG
- a CDS encoding cache domain-containing protein has product MSILPTLRVRILLPLAICYAVALPATADPFVTKAEAEAVVKKTVAYMKTNGRDKTYSEINRKDAPFTDRDLYITVYGTDGVVRAHGANLKMLNRNLMDIKDVDGKEFVRERIELAKKNAPFWQEYKFTNSLSKKTEPKAMYCQPYEEVVVCGGVYIK; this is encoded by the coding sequence ATGTCCATCCTTCCTACCTTGCGTGTGCGCATCTTATTGCCACTAGCGATCTGCTATGCAGTTGCCCTGCCCGCAACTGCCGACCCGTTCGTCACTAAGGCGGAAGCCGAGGCGGTGGTCAAGAAAACCGTGGCGTACATGAAGACCAACGGCAGGGACAAGACCTACAGCGAGATCAACCGCAAGGATGCCCCTTTCACCGACCGCGACCTTTACATCACTGTGTACGGGACCGACGGCGTGGTGCGCGCGCACGGCGCCAATCTCAAAATGCTCAATCGAAATCTTATGGATATCAAGGACGTGGATGGTAAGGAATTCGTGCGCGAACGCATCGAACTTGCGAAGAAAAATGCACCGTTCTGGCAGGAGTACAAGTTCACCAATTCCCTGAGCAAAAAGACCGAACCCAAGGCAATGTATTGCCAACCGTACGAAGAGGTGGTCGTGTGCGGCGGGGTCTACATCAAATAG
- a CDS encoding alpha/beta fold hydrolase — translation MLFDHIIDRSRTGMLLGALLAGCAVVDPSVRLQQADALAGAAGWERSTLAAGSFALTVWSPAAAQRAATLTVYMEGDGMAWLNPSTVSPDPTPVQAMALQLALRHPVGAVAYLARPCQFQAGALPAACRSAVWTDARYSPQVIDSMNAALDQLIQRTGARRLILVGYSGGGVVAALLAARRADVVLLLTVAANLDTAAWARLQHLSPLAGSLNPADYAAQLARVPQQHWVGTDDKVVPPGVLASYAARFPAGARPRVTVVPGFSHGCCWQAGWAAMVTPQLPSGE, via the coding sequence ATGTTATTCGATCATATCATTGACCGCAGCCGCACAGGCATGCTGCTGGGCGCCCTGCTGGCCGGCTGTGCCGTCGTCGATCCATCCGTGCGGCTTCAGCAAGCCGACGCACTGGCGGGCGCGGCTGGCTGGGAACGCAGCACGCTCGCGGCAGGCAGCTTCGCCCTGACCGTCTGGAGCCCGGCGGCGGCACAGCGCGCAGCGACCCTGACGGTGTACATGGAGGGTGATGGCATGGCGTGGCTGAACCCAAGCACCGTCTCGCCCGATCCGACCCCGGTGCAAGCGATGGCGCTGCAACTGGCGCTGCGCCATCCCGTCGGCGCCGTCGCGTATCTGGCGCGGCCATGCCAATTCCAGGCAGGCGCCCTTCCCGCCGCCTGCCGCAGCGCGGTATGGACCGATGCGCGCTACAGCCCGCAAGTCATCGACAGCATGAACGCCGCGCTCGACCAGCTGATACAGCGGACCGGCGCCCGGCGCCTGATCCTGGTGGGGTATTCCGGCGGCGGGGTCGTAGCCGCGCTGCTGGCCGCGCGGCGCGCCGACGTGGTCCTGCTGCTGACGGTGGCGGCCAATCTGGATACCGCTGCCTGGGCGCGCCTGCAGCATCTGTCGCCGCTGGCGGGCTCGCTCAATCCGGCCGACTACGCCGCGCAACTGGCGCGCGTGCCGCAACAGCACTGGGTGGGCACCGATGACAAGGTGGTGCCGCCAGGCGTGCTGGCGTCGTACGCCGCGCGCTTCCCGGCGGGTGCCAGGCCGCGCGTCACCGTGGTTCCCGGCTTCAGCCATGGGTGCTGCTGGCAGGCCGGCTGGGCGGCGATGGTGACGCCGCAGCTGCCCTCCGGCGAATGA
- the ubiG gene encoding bifunctional 2-polyprenyl-6-hydroxyphenol methylase/3-demethylubiquinol 3-O-methyltransferase UbiG, whose translation MQIARWHAQGQAVDVRYAYSSAEDWAGGHAGQYDVVTCMEMLEHVPQPSAVIDACAALVKPGGWVFFSTINRNPLSFLLAIVGVEYVLRILPVGTHQYSRLIKPAELAGMARNAGLVLLDQRGLGYNPLTQRFRLHGFLGLGYLLAMQKTA comes from the coding sequence TTGCAGATCGCACGTTGGCATGCGCAGGGCCAGGCGGTCGACGTGCGCTACGCCTACAGCAGCGCAGAAGATTGGGCGGGCGGCCACGCAGGGCAGTACGATGTCGTCACCTGCATGGAAATGCTGGAACACGTGCCGCAGCCGTCGGCCGTGATCGACGCCTGCGCGGCGCTGGTCAAGCCGGGTGGATGGGTGTTTTTTTCGACGATCAACCGCAACCCGCTCAGCTTTCTGTTGGCGATCGTGGGCGTGGAATATGTGCTGCGCATCCTGCCGGTTGGCACGCACCAGTACAGCCGCCTGATCAAGCCGGCGGAACTGGCCGGCATGGCGCGCAACGCCGGTCTGGTGCTGCTTGACCAGCGCGGCCTGGGCTACAACCCGCTGACGCAGCGTTTCCGCCTGCATGGTTTTCTTGGGCTTGGCTATCTGCTGGCGATGCAAAAGACGGCGTGA
- a CDS encoding DCC1-like thiol-disulfide oxidoreductase family protein: protein MVISKRDVHAEPELAAQLGIDIEQLRERLHVRDASGRMLSGDRAFAALWAATPGQRWLARLVRSMSWLTGPLYKLFARLLYRWNRRRGHW, encoded by the coding sequence TTGGTCATCTCGAAGCGCGATGTGCACGCCGAGCCCGAACTGGCGGCGCAGCTGGGCATCGATATCGAGCAGCTGCGCGAGCGCCTCCATGTGCGCGACGCCAGCGGGCGGATGCTGTCCGGCGACCGCGCCTTTGCCGCGCTGTGGGCCGCCACGCCCGGGCAGCGCTGGCTGGCGCGCCTTGTGCGGTCCATGTCCTGGCTGACAGGCCCTTTGTACAAGCTGTTCGCGCGCCTGCTGTACCGCTGGAATCGCCGGCGCGGCCACTGGTAA
- a CDS encoding TonB-dependent receptor plug domain-containing protein, which yields MSAPVLIVSAWTLAAAAAHAQQAPAAVVEVNASRNSYDARRDDTAGKIVVSREDMVRYGDASVLDTLKRVPGVTISGGNAQMRGLGAGYTQILLNGERAPSGFSLDSIAPESVERIEVVRAATADTSTRAIAGTINVILKRAVSKAQRDWKAGAGASSDMAEGKASLNMSDRAGAFSYSFAANASRNTFRRPVTTVETGGDAEGRPLYEHQLRGADVGNFNTLNLTPRLNWELDNGDILSWQSFIYANRLHYHSHYVTTYVTGAPRIDPLTGSVTSTARRTVRSDVAWTRKLGDSAKLESRIGIDAGNYATALAQSSQAASGALTLNRFADGLSRDRALRGSGKYSGRAGGAHTIGAGWEGSVARNTSDRRQADFGLAAAPERYRADIRSLALYAQDEWTVSPQWSVYLGARWEGIGTRSGGSGLANVRNDSSVVSPILHTLYKLPGGSGDQVRMALTRTFKTPDAARLIARPALTINNSASNPDSTGNPNLRPELALGIDAAYEHHWAKGALWSVSAAARRIEDCTVQALNQADGRWVLRPENGGQCDVRTLEVETRFPLQSIASGAPPLDLRLSVSRNWSAVEQVPGPDNRLAEQVPLSATAGIDYKLGALTTGASFVYSSGGHVRLSQDQFTFASARRDLEMYGLWKLDSKLQLRVSIANALRHDWISDRSYAGLAGSHGTRSTQPGKTWVRAMLEARF from the coding sequence TTGAGCGCGCCGGTATTGATCGTCTCCGCCTGGACGTTGGCGGCCGCCGCGGCGCACGCCCAACAAGCGCCGGCGGCAGTCGTTGAAGTGAACGCCAGCCGCAATAGCTACGATGCGCGGCGCGACGACACGGCGGGCAAGATCGTCGTCAGCCGCGAGGACATGGTGCGCTATGGCGACGCCAGCGTGCTCGATACGCTCAAGCGCGTGCCGGGCGTCACCATCAGCGGGGGTAACGCACAGATGCGCGGCCTCGGTGCCGGCTACACGCAGATCCTTCTCAACGGCGAACGCGCGCCATCCGGGTTTTCGCTGGACTCGATCGCGCCGGAGTCGGTGGAGCGCATCGAGGTGGTGCGCGCGGCCACCGCCGACACCAGCACGCGCGCCATTGCAGGCACCATCAACGTGATTCTCAAGCGCGCCGTATCGAAGGCGCAGCGCGACTGGAAGGCTGGCGCCGGCGCGTCGAGCGATATGGCCGAGGGCAAGGCGAGCCTGAACATGTCGGACCGCGCGGGCGCGTTCTCGTACTCGTTCGCGGCGAACGCGTCGCGCAATACCTTTCGCCGCCCGGTGACGACTGTCGAAACAGGGGGCGATGCCGAAGGCCGTCCACTGTACGAACATCAGCTGCGCGGCGCCGATGTGGGCAATTTCAATACGCTGAACCTGACGCCGCGCCTGAACTGGGAGCTCGATAACGGCGATATCCTGAGCTGGCAGTCGTTCATCTATGCGAACCGCCTGCATTACCACTCGCACTACGTCACCACGTACGTGACGGGCGCCCCGCGGATCGATCCGCTGACCGGCAGCGTCACGTCGACCGCGCGGCGCACGGTTCGCAGCGATGTGGCCTGGACGCGCAAGCTGGGCGACAGCGCCAAGCTGGAGTCGCGCATCGGCATCGATGCGGGCAATTACGCGACTGCGCTCGCACAATCGTCGCAGGCGGCGTCCGGTGCGTTGACGCTGAACCGCTTTGCCGATGGCCTGTCGCGCGACCGCGCCTTGCGGGGCAGCGGCAAATACAGCGGCCGCGCCGGCGGCGCGCACACCATCGGCGCGGGCTGGGAAGGCAGCGTGGCGCGCAATACGAGTGACCGTCGGCAGGCCGATTTTGGCCTCGCTGCCGCGCCGGAGCGCTACCGCGCGGATATCCGCTCGTTGGCGCTGTACGCGCAGGATGAATGGACCGTGTCGCCGCAATGGTCGGTGTATCTCGGCGCGCGCTGGGAAGGCATCGGCACGCGCAGCGGCGGCAGCGGCCTGGCCAACGTGCGCAACGACAGCAGCGTAGTCAGTCCGATCCTGCACACGCTGTACAAACTGCCCGGCGGCAGTGGCGACCAGGTGCGCATGGCGTTGACGCGGACCTTCAAGACGCCCGATGCGGCCAGGCTGATCGCGCGCCCTGCCCTGACCATCAATAACAGCGCCTCCAATCCGGACAGCACCGGCAATCCGAACCTGCGCCCGGAACTGGCGCTCGGCATCGATGCCGCGTACGAGCATCACTGGGCCAAAGGCGCGCTGTGGTCGGTGTCCGCCGCGGCGCGGCGCATCGAGGACTGCACCGTGCAGGCGCTGAACCAGGCGGACGGTCGCTGGGTGCTGCGTCCGGAAAATGGTGGGCAGTGCGACGTGCGCACGCTGGAAGTGGAAACGCGCTTCCCGCTGCAATCGATCGCATCAGGCGCACCGCCGCTCGATCTGCGCCTGTCGGTCAGCCGCAACTGGTCTGCCGTGGAGCAGGTGCCGGGTCCGGACAACCGCCTCGCCGAGCAAGTGCCCCTGTCGGCCACGGCGGGGATCGATTACAAGCTCGGCGCGCTGACCACCGGGGCCTCGTTTGTGTACAGCAGCGGTGGCCACGTGCGGCTCTCCCAGGATCAATTTACATTTGCTTCGGCCCGCCGCGATCTGGAAATGTATGGCTTGTGGAAACTGGACAGCAAGCTTCAGTTGAGGGTGAGCATCGCCAATGCGCTGCGGCATGACTGGATCAGCGACCGCAGCTATGCGGGTTTGGCTGGCAGCCATGGCACGCGCTCCACGCAGCCGGGCAAGACCTGGGTGCGCGCGATGCTGGAGGCCCGTTTCTGA
- a CDS encoding Dyp-type peroxidase encodes MSDVAIDLDDVQDTILRGYRVNLARHFVLTITDAAATGKLIAALVRGDNGLPAITTARRIVPKPAVFINICFSASGLAALGLGADQLASFDAAFQRGATDPASAATVGDVGLSAPQHWIGGLHDGAQVHILLSVWATESSAALEGVSARLRAAFAGSVTELYTQDGTEFPDSTVHFGYRHGIAQPTIIGAPPRKRDAPDAQPPVPAGEFLLGHTNAAGGTYRVLPVELSTNSSYAVFRILEQDVAGFESMLARYAVETGIDTELLAAKILGRWRNGNPLTLAPAAQGTRLPDAELNNFDFVSPAPATDDTLGLTCPIGAHIRRNNPRDAAVIGTDSTHHRILRRSMPYGPQYDPSQPDNHARGLIGYFINASIRNQFEFLSSEWNLAPDFVKSATSPEGPAAGNAVYNISGEDVLVGVNDPATSSFTLAGKGPKGSANRTLRGFSRLVTTRGGVYCFFPSIKGLLYLAQLVAAGGAQEAASDAAASPMPYQR; translated from the coding sequence ATGAGTGATGTTGCCATTGATCTGGACGACGTGCAGGACACAATTTTGCGCGGCTATCGCGTGAATCTGGCGCGGCATTTCGTGCTCACGATTACGGACGCGGCCGCGACGGGCAAGCTGATCGCGGCGCTGGTGCGTGGCGACAACGGCCTGCCCGCCATCACGACGGCCAGGCGCATCGTTCCCAAACCGGCCGTCTTCATCAACATCTGCTTCAGCGCTTCCGGGCTTGCAGCGCTCGGGCTCGGCGCGGATCAGCTGGCCAGCTTCGACGCGGCGTTCCAGCGGGGCGCGACCGATCCGGCCAGCGCCGCGACAGTGGGCGACGTAGGATTGAGCGCGCCGCAGCACTGGATTGGCGGCTTGCACGACGGCGCCCAAGTGCATATCTTGCTCAGCGTGTGGGCGACCGAGTCCAGCGCGGCGCTGGAGGGCGTGTCTGCCCGGCTACGCGCGGCGTTCGCGGGCAGCGTGACGGAGCTGTACACGCAGGATGGGACGGAATTCCCGGACAGTACCGTGCACTTTGGCTATCGCCACGGCATCGCCCAGCCGACGATCATCGGCGCGCCGCCGCGCAAACGCGATGCGCCCGATGCCCAGCCCCCCGTTCCGGCCGGTGAATTTCTGCTGGGCCATACGAATGCAGCGGGCGGCACCTACCGTGTGCTGCCGGTGGAACTGTCGACCAACAGCAGCTATGCCGTTTTCCGCATCCTGGAACAGGATGTTGCCGGGTTCGAGTCCATGCTGGCGCGTTATGCGGTCGAGACGGGCATCGATACCGAGTTGCTGGCCGCGAAAATCCTCGGGCGCTGGCGCAACGGCAACCCGCTGACGCTGGCGCCGGCCGCGCAGGGCACGCGCCTGCCGGATGCGGAACTGAACAACTTCGACTTCGTCAGCCCGGCCCCGGCTACGGACGACACGCTGGGCTTGACGTGCCCGATCGGCGCTCATATCCGGCGCAACAACCCGCGCGATGCCGCCGTGATCGGCACCGACAGCACGCATCACCGCATACTGCGGCGCTCGATGCCCTACGGTCCGCAGTATGATCCGTCCCAGCCGGACAACCACGCACGCGGGCTGATCGGCTACTTCATCAATGCGAGCATCCGCAACCAGTTCGAGTTCCTGAGCAGCGAGTGGAACCTGGCGCCGGACTTTGTGAAATCCGCCACGAGTCCGGAAGGGCCGGCAGCCGGCAATGCCGTGTACAACATCAGCGGCGAGGATGTTCTTGTGGGCGTGAACGATCCGGCCACGAGTTCGTTCACCTTGGCAGGCAAGGGGCCCAAAGGCAGCGCCAACCGGACCCTGCGTGGTTTTTCGCGACTGGTGACCACGCGCGGCGGGGTGTACTGCTTTTTCCCAAGCATCAAGGGCTTGCTGTATCTGGCGCAACTGGTGGCAGCCGGCGGCGCGCAAGAGGCTGCCAGCGACGCTGCGGCCAGCCCGATGCCTTACCAGCGGTAG